A single region of the Pseudomonas granadensis genome encodes:
- a CDS encoding DUF6124 family protein, with the protein MFKVTPNPPETDSVSPYESPDSKKFHEAAERALDHYLKPADQIMATPYQPSTMFRANPETATEELLVNATESLGSASVMLANVIGTVEGPTRKTLQGIAQVVMLGELAVNQALDNVVPVD; encoded by the coding sequence ATGTTCAAGGTCACACCCAACCCGCCAGAAACCGATTCAGTTTCGCCCTACGAATCACCCGACTCAAAGAAATTCCACGAGGCCGCCGAACGCGCCCTCGACCACTACCTCAAACCCGCCGACCAGATCATGGCGACGCCTTACCAACCCAGTACGATGTTTCGCGCCAACCCTGAAACCGCAACAGAAGAATTACTGGTCAATGCCACCGAATCGCTGGGCTCAGCCTCGGTGATGCTGGCTAACGTCATCGGCACCGTCGAAGGCCCGACACGCAAGACGCTGCAAGGGATTGCGCAGGTGGTGATGCTGGGGGAACTGGCGGTGAATCAAGCGCTGGATAATGTTGTGCCGGTGGATTGA
- a CDS encoding SMP-30/gluconolactonase/LRE family protein, translating into MDSTLSALPDSLDPAQGNTRRSFLKKSLAVSATLATVGSTALSRLADAAEPLSQRYPDPLIHILDDSFLELRIFNASVEKLATGMRWAEGPVWVGDGRYLLVSDIPNNRIMRWDEITDTFSVYREHSNFSNGMCRDRQGRLIVCEGSTTTSEGRRITRTEANGTLTVLADSYDGKPFNSPNDVVCKSDGSIWFTDPPFQTGNNYEGHKITPTQPHAVYRIDGESKKVTRVIDDLSGPNGLCFSPDEKTLYVVEGRAKPNRLIWAIAVKDDGTLGERRKHIEGLDYAAIDGIKCDEAGNLWCGWGGNGDPKADLEKLDGVRVFNPQGKAIGHISLPERCPNLCFGGREGNRLFMASSHSIYSLFVNTRGATFGL; encoded by the coding sequence ATGGACTCAACTCTGTCCGCCCTGCCTGACAGCCTTGACCCCGCGCAAGGCAACACCCGCCGCAGCTTCCTGAAAAAGTCACTGGCGGTTTCCGCCACGCTCGCCACCGTCGGCAGCACCGCACTGAGCCGACTCGCCGATGCCGCCGAACCGTTGAGTCAACGCTACCCCGACCCGCTGATTCACATTCTCGACGACAGCTTTCTCGAGCTACGGATTTTCAACGCCAGCGTCGAGAAACTCGCCACCGGCATGCGCTGGGCCGAAGGGCCGGTCTGGGTTGGTGATGGCCGCTACTTGCTGGTCAGCGACATCCCCAACAACCGCATCATGCGCTGGGATGAAATCACCGACACCTTCAGCGTGTACCGCGAACACTCGAACTTCTCCAACGGCATGTGCCGCGATCGCCAAGGGCGGCTGATCGTCTGCGAAGGCTCGACCACCACCAGCGAAGGCCGGCGCATCACGCGCACCGAAGCCAATGGCACGCTCACCGTGCTGGCCGACAGCTACGACGGCAAGCCCTTCAACTCGCCCAACGACGTCGTCTGCAAAAGCGACGGTTCGATCTGGTTCACCGACCCGCCCTTCCAGACAGGCAACAACTACGAAGGCCACAAAATCACCCCGACCCAACCCCACGCCGTGTACCGCATCGACGGCGAGAGCAAAAAAGTCACCCGGGTAATCGATGATCTCAGCGGCCCCAACGGCCTGTGCTTTTCCCCCGATGAAAAAACCCTCTACGTCGTCGAAGGCCGCGCCAAACCCAATCGCCTGATCTGGGCGATTGCCGTGAAAGACGACGGCACCTTGGGCGAGCGTCGCAAACACATCGAAGGCCTGGACTACGCCGCCATCGACGGCATCAAATGCGACGAAGCCGGCAACCTGTGGTGCGGCTGGGGCGGCAACGGCGATCCGAAAGCCGACCTGGAAAAACTCGACGGCGTGCGCGTGTTCAATCCGCAGGGCAAGGCCATCGGGCATATCTCGCTACCCGAACGCTGCCCGAACCTGTGCTTCGGCGGACGTGAAGGCAATCGGTTGTTCATGGCCAGCAGTCATTCGATTTATTCGCTGTTTGTGAATACTAGGGGGGCTACGTTTGGGTTGTAG
- a CDS encoding TetR/AcrR family transcriptional regulator has protein sequence MSVNAREAILEAAKTAAQLHGYSGINFRSIGEVVGIKNASIYYHFPSKADLGAAVAERYWQDAARVLEGIRQANPDAQRCLTLYPSIFRTSLESGNRLCLASFMAAEYQDLPDEVKAQVKRFAEANIEWLTEVLVSAGSADEERCKTRARAIYAAVAGAQLIARSRGDIGLFDELIGSYVEAGLIGVL, from the coding sequence GTGAGTGTGAACGCGCGTGAAGCGATTCTGGAGGCGGCAAAAACCGCCGCGCAGCTGCATGGCTACAGCGGCATCAATTTCCGCAGCATCGGCGAAGTGGTGGGCATCAAGAACGCCAGTATTTACTACCACTTCCCGAGCAAGGCCGATCTGGGCGCAGCCGTCGCCGAGCGCTATTGGCAGGACGCGGCGCGAGTGCTCGAAGGCATTCGCCAGGCCAATCCCGATGCGCAACGCTGCCTGACGCTGTATCCGTCGATCTTTCGCACCTCGCTGGAAAGTGGCAACCGGCTGTGCCTGGCCAGCTTCATGGCCGCCGAATATCAAGACCTTCCGGACGAGGTCAAAGCGCAGGTCAAACGGTTTGCCGAGGCGAATATCGAGTGGCTGACCGAGGTGTTGGTCAGCGCTGGTTCGGCGGATGAAGAACGCTGTAAAACGCGTGCTCGGGCGATTTACGCGGCGGTAGCTGGTGCGCAGTTGATCGCCCGCAGTCGGGGGGATATTGGGTTGTTTGATGAGTTGATTGGCAGTTATGTGGAGGCGGGGTTGATCGGCGTTTTGTGA
- a CDS encoding LysR family transcriptional regulator produces the protein MRFSLDQLLMFVQVVKSGSFSAAGRKLGKTQSTISAAIANLETDLGVELFDRSNRSPALTASGHKLLIQAEAVLERCMTFEAHADCLSDSVEPSLTLAIETPYGPIMPALKAFEQTFPFVDLIIRHPVYGDVSELVSSGEAVLGVAFSQPGYPKELAFQQLGKLIMLHVCHPDHPLAQLDDVSFDDLHVHRRLAFSAHASKLPSSEYLRSAQLWQAENYLALLEMVRAGLGWATLPRQLIQRELAKGELVELQLTAYPHTDWQIGVDLLWARQRPLGKAERWLKEKLQGNKVFERDRNGQITTL, from the coding sequence TTGCGCTTCTCACTTGATCAATTGCTGATGTTTGTTCAGGTCGTGAAAAGCGGCTCGTTCTCCGCCGCCGGCCGCAAACTCGGCAAGACCCAGTCAACCATCAGCGCGGCGATTGCCAACCTCGAAACCGACCTCGGCGTCGAGCTGTTCGATCGCAGTAACCGCAGCCCGGCGCTCACCGCCAGTGGCCACAAACTGCTGATCCAGGCCGAAGCTGTGCTTGAACGCTGCATGACCTTCGAGGCGCACGCCGACTGTCTCTCGGACAGCGTCGAGCCGAGCCTGACGCTGGCCATCGAAACACCCTACGGGCCGATCATGCCGGCGCTGAAAGCGTTCGAGCAGACGTTCCCCTTCGTCGACCTGATCATCCGCCACCCGGTGTACGGCGACGTCAGCGAACTGGTCAGCAGCGGCGAGGCCGTGCTCGGCGTCGCCTTCTCACAGCCCGGCTACCCCAAGGAACTGGCGTTCCAGCAATTGGGCAAACTGATCATGCTGCACGTCTGCCACCCCGACCATCCGCTGGCGCAACTCGACGATGTCAGCTTCGATGACCTGCACGTTCATCGACGCCTGGCCTTCAGCGCCCACGCGAGCAAGCTGCCGAGCAGCGAATACCTGCGCTCCGCGCAGTTGTGGCAAGCAGAAAACTATCTGGCGTTGCTGGAAATGGTCCGCGCCGGACTCGGCTGGGCCACCCTGCCCCGGCAGTTGATCCAGCGGGAATTGGCCAAAGGCGAACTGGTCGAGTTGCAACTCACGGCGTACCCGCACACCGACTGGCAGATTGGCGTGGATCTGTTATGGGCGCGGCAGCGTCCGCTAGGGAAGGCGGAGCGTTGGCTGAAGGAAAAACTGCAGGGCAACAAGGTCTTTGAGCGCGACCGCAATGGGCAGATCACCACGCTTTGA
- a CDS encoding GNAT family N-acetyltransferase produces the protein MPKQNSPVTLVLAKQSDLDNLIAIRIEAMRESLERVGRFDPVRARERFLSGFEARNTHYIEVSGEKVGFVVVKHHHNEILLDHLYVRPSAQGSGIGSVVLTQIFKVADAAALPIKVGALKESASNRFYIRHGFEFVESSEFDNYYVRQSVPAGDTR, from the coding sequence ATGCCCAAGCAAAATTCCCCAGTCACTTTGGTCTTGGCTAAACAAAGCGACCTGGACAATCTCATAGCCATCCGCATTGAGGCTATGCGCGAAAGTCTGGAGCGTGTTGGGCGATTCGATCCGGTGCGTGCGCGTGAGCGGTTTCTTAGTGGTTTTGAAGCTCGCAATACGCACTACATCGAGGTATCTGGAGAGAAGGTTGGTTTTGTAGTGGTCAAGCATCACCACAATGAAATCTTGCTCGACCACTTATATGTGAGACCGAGCGCGCAAGGATCGGGTATAGGCTCTGTCGTTCTCACTCAGATTTTCAAAGTGGCGGATGCGGCTGCTCTTCCCATCAAAGTTGGAGCTCTCAAAGAAAGCGCTTCGAATCGCTTTTATATCCGCCATGGCTTCGAGTTCGTCGAAAGCAGTGAATTCGACAATTATTACGTCCGTCAGAGCGTTCCGGCGGGTGACACGCGCTAA
- a CDS encoding zinc-dependent alcohol dehydrogenase family protein yields the protein MKAWLLKDFGLDNLQLGEVATPQPKAGELLVKVGAVSLNFRDKAIVDGIYEPHMVPKPLIPVSDAAGTVVAIGDNVTRFKVGDRVNSHLYSRWLDGEPGPNEPDYCFGSPLPGGLAEYMIIHEDSAVGAPDNMSDIEAATLPIAALTAWYSLVDFGQIQSGQTVLVQGTGGVSIFAVQIATALGAKVIATSSSDQNLQAVKALGAVAGINYRTAPNWADEVLKLTDGKGVDLLLDVAGGSGINQSVAATKASGRIAQIGFLTGQTVELNLMPLIFRQTTIRGIAVAPRSSFDRMNAFLNEHKIRPVIDQVYPFEDARKAYEHLARGAFGKVVIKIA from the coding sequence ATGAAAGCGTGGTTATTGAAAGATTTCGGACTCGACAACCTGCAATTGGGGGAGGTGGCGACCCCGCAACCCAAGGCTGGCGAGTTATTGGTGAAAGTCGGTGCTGTTTCGCTCAACTTTCGCGACAAGGCCATTGTCGACGGCATTTATGAACCGCACATGGTGCCCAAACCACTGATTCCCGTGAGCGATGCAGCCGGCACGGTGGTAGCCATTGGTGACAACGTCACGCGCTTCAAGGTCGGTGATCGTGTCAACTCGCATCTTTACTCTCGTTGGCTGGATGGCGAGCCAGGGCCGAACGAACCCGATTACTGCTTCGGTTCGCCGTTGCCTGGTGGTTTGGCCGAATACATGATCATTCATGAGGATAGCGCCGTCGGTGCCCCGGACAACATGAGTGATATAGAGGCAGCAACACTTCCTATTGCGGCGCTTACGGCTTGGTATTCGCTGGTCGACTTCGGACAAATCCAGTCGGGCCAGACCGTATTGGTTCAAGGCACCGGGGGTGTATCAATATTTGCCGTGCAGATCGCTACTGCGCTTGGCGCAAAGGTAATCGCAACCTCGAGTAGCGACCAAAACCTGCAAGCCGTGAAGGCGCTCGGGGCTGTGGCAGGAATCAATTACAGAACAGCTCCGAATTGGGCGGACGAGGTGTTGAAACTAACCGACGGCAAAGGCGTGGATCTGCTACTCGATGTGGCCGGTGGCAGCGGCATCAATCAATCGGTAGCAGCCACCAAGGCATCAGGGCGTATTGCGCAGATCGGTTTTTTGACAGGGCAAACCGTTGAACTGAATCTGATGCCACTGATTTTCCGCCAGACGACCATTCGCGGAATCGCCGTGGCGCCGCGTTCATCCTTTGACCGGATGAACGCGTTTCTCAACGAACACAAGATCCGTCCCGTTATTGATCAGGTATATCCGTTCGAGGACGCACGCAAGGCTTATGAGCATCTCGCGAGGGGAGCATTTGGAAAGGTCGTGATCAAAATCGCTTGA
- a CDS encoding LysR family transcriptional regulator produces the protein MELLQSMRLFARLAELGSFTKAAESLDIGRPQVTRSIQELETSLGVRLFQRTTRKVALTAEGERFYERVQEILAGISAATSMFDRSGATLTGRLRVDIPTAFAQLEFIKSLKEFTASYPGINMVLGVTDRAVDLIGEGIDCALRIGDLRDSSLIARPVATATMVTCAAPEYLHEHGEPETLDELPSHRGVNFLSGQSNRTLPWHFSIKGKDRTFVSSGGITVTESHAYVQCGVSGFGIIQAPGIAVAEHLDSGALVEILKSYRPAPRSVSLLYPSRTHLAPQVQVFIEWLQQRFPHLSDWLESLGFSKRVG, from the coding sequence ATGGAATTGCTTCAATCGATGCGACTGTTCGCCCGGCTTGCCGAACTTGGCAGCTTTACCAAAGCTGCGGAATCGCTAGACATCGGGCGACCTCAAGTCACTCGATCTATCCAGGAGTTGGAAACGTCATTGGGCGTGCGCTTGTTCCAGCGCACCACAAGAAAGGTAGCCCTCACCGCCGAGGGCGAGAGGTTCTATGAGCGGGTACAGGAAATTCTGGCGGGTATTTCTGCTGCGACCTCTATGTTCGATCGATCAGGAGCAACGCTCACAGGGCGACTTCGCGTCGATATTCCGACCGCTTTCGCGCAATTGGAATTTATCAAAAGCCTCAAAGAGTTCACTGCCTCGTACCCTGGTATCAACATGGTTCTGGGTGTAACTGACCGGGCCGTCGACCTTATCGGTGAAGGTATCGACTGTGCGTTACGTATCGGCGATCTACGGGACTCGTCCTTGATCGCTCGCCCTGTCGCGACGGCAACCATGGTGACGTGTGCAGCACCTGAGTATCTGCACGAGCATGGCGAACCCGAGACGCTCGACGAACTGCCCTCCCATCGAGGCGTCAACTTCTTATCCGGTCAGAGCAACAGGACATTGCCCTGGCATTTTTCGATAAAGGGTAAGGATCGAACATTTGTCAGTAGCGGCGGCATCACCGTCACCGAATCGCATGCGTACGTTCAGTGCGGCGTTTCGGGCTTTGGAATCATTCAGGCGCCAGGAATTGCCGTGGCCGAGCATTTGGACAGTGGCGCCCTAGTGGAAATTCTAAAATCCTATCGACCAGCGCCTCGCTCTGTGTCGTTGCTGTATCCAAGCCGGACACATCTGGCGCCACAGGTTCAAGTCTTTATTGAGTGGCTACAACAGCGTTTTCCGCATCTTTCTGACTGGCTGGAATCCTTGGGATTTTCGAAACGGGTCGGCTGA
- a CDS encoding nucleobase:cation symporter-2 family protein, with amino-acid sequence MTTQRIHPVDEVLPLRQLFTFGLQHVLVMYAGAVAVPLILGSAMGLTSAQVVLLINANLLTSGIATLIQTLGFWKFGARLPLIQGCSFIALAPMIMIGKEFGLSQIFGAVIAAGFITIALAPVFSRLLRFFPPVVIGSLITIIGISLMPAAAIWLGGGNPDAADFGNPANLLLGLATVSVTLVIYAKCKGFFGNLSVLIGLFVGSLIAAACGMTQFSRVSEAAWFELSAPMAFGAPEFAPVPILIMTLAMLVIMAETTGNCLAIGKLTGKPTTQQTLGNAFRADGLSTMLGGFFNSFPYNAFTQNTGLIALSNVKSRFVVAAAGAIMVLMGLFPKLGALIAAVPTPVLGGCAIVMFGMTTVAGIQELSRVQFEGTRNGIIVAVSVSVGVLPMSFPALFEHVGPTLKLVLDSGIFLGAITAIVLNVLLNNEKKSTETIGATSAELAD; translated from the coding sequence ATGACCACACAACGCATTCATCCGGTGGACGAGGTTTTGCCGCTGCGACAGTTGTTCACGTTTGGCTTGCAGCATGTCTTGGTGATGTACGCGGGGGCGGTGGCGGTGCCGCTGATTCTGGGCAGCGCGATGGGGCTGACCTCGGCGCAGGTGGTGTTGCTGATCAACGCCAACCTGCTGACCTCCGGCATCGCCACGCTGATTCAGACCTTGGGCTTCTGGAAATTCGGTGCGCGTTTGCCGCTGATTCAGGGCTGCTCGTTTATTGCGCTGGCACCGATGATCATGATCGGCAAGGAGTTTGGCCTCAGCCAGATTTTCGGTGCGGTGATCGCGGCGGGTTTCATCACCATCGCCCTGGCGCCGGTGTTCAGCCGATTGCTGCGGTTCTTTCCGCCGGTGGTGATTGGCAGCCTGATCACCATCATCGGTATCTCGTTGATGCCGGCGGCGGCGATCTGGCTGGGCGGTGGCAATCCCGACGCGGCGGATTTCGGCAATCCGGCCAACCTGTTGCTGGGCCTGGCCACGGTCAGCGTGACGCTGGTGATCTATGCCAAATGCAAAGGCTTTTTCGGCAACCTCAGTGTGTTGATCGGCCTGTTCGTTGGCAGCCTGATTGCAGCGGCGTGCGGCATGACCCAGTTCAGCCGGGTCAGCGAGGCAGCGTGGTTCGAACTGAGCGCGCCGATGGCTTTCGGGGCGCCGGAATTTGCGCCGGTGCCGATTCTGATCATGACCCTGGCGATGCTGGTGATCATGGCCGAGACCACCGGCAACTGCCTGGCGATCGGCAAATTGACCGGCAAACCGACCACGCAACAGACCCTTGGCAACGCGTTTCGCGCCGATGGCCTGTCGACCATGCTCGGTGGTTTTTTCAACAGTTTTCCCTACAACGCGTTCACGCAAAACACCGGTCTGATTGCGCTTTCCAACGTCAAGAGCCGCTTTGTCGTGGCCGCTGCCGGGGCAATCATGGTGCTGATGGGGCTGTTCCCGAAACTCGGTGCGCTGATTGCGGCGGTGCCGACACCGGTACTCGGTGGCTGCGCGATCGTCATGTTCGGCATGACCACGGTCGCCGGTATTCAGGAGTTGTCGCGGGTGCAATTCGAGGGCACTCGCAACGGCATTATCGTCGCCGTGTCGGTGAGTGTCGGCGTGTTGCCGATGTCATTCCCGGCGCTGTTCGAACACGTCGGCCCAACGCTGAAACTGGTGCTCGACAGCGGAATTTTCCTCGGGGCGATCACCGCCATCGTGCTCAATGTTCTGCTCAACAACGAAAAAAAATCGACCGAAACCATCGGCGCGACCTCGGCTGAACTGGCCGACTGA
- a CDS encoding DUF4041 domain-containing protein: MSLSDYWKGPAHRQRADELGGQLADLQTQYAQLQALSTKIGAMDVLEVQKLIEQEKEKLAIARQEIQRAEWEVAALAQRSSDLQGQMLVWEEALLLESFALYEPKFKLTTSQEYKSRLESVRERQKAMIKGGDAATGNMDWTVNDSKAQGRKLVNDMIKLVIRSFNNEADVCVDNVKFDNVELGEKRILKSFETCNRLGKIMSVEISHTYLSLKLDELHLAQEFQIKKQEEKEEAKRAREELREQQKLEQEIRAAREKIAKERKHFTTAMRDLQTRLEKVKSEDERAALLAKLAEIEACRAELESEEKLIDYREQNAKAGYVYVISNLGAFGEGIYKIGMTRRLEPMDRVDELGDASVPFWFDVHAMVFSNNAPALEAKLHERFAVGRLNKVNGRKEFFRADIAEIESVIRENYDAVVEVMHEAPAEQYRESLRMALPKPAIQQSERLAAQS, translated from the coding sequence GTGTCCCTTAGCGACTATTGGAAAGGCCCCGCCCACCGGCAACGCGCGGATGAATTAGGAGGCCAGCTTGCGGATCTCCAAACGCAGTACGCGCAGCTTCAAGCGCTCTCTACGAAGATCGGCGCCATGGACGTCTTGGAGGTCCAGAAACTAATCGAGCAAGAGAAAGAGAAGCTTGCTATCGCCAGGCAAGAAATTCAGCGCGCTGAGTGGGAGGTTGCTGCGCTAGCGCAACGCTCCTCTGATTTGCAAGGGCAGATGCTCGTCTGGGAGGAAGCGCTACTGCTAGAAAGCTTTGCGCTCTATGAACCCAAGTTCAAACTAACTACCAGCCAAGAATACAAATCCCGGCTGGAAAGTGTCCGTGAGCGCCAGAAAGCGATGATCAAGGGCGGAGATGCAGCGACCGGTAACATGGACTGGACGGTCAATGACAGCAAGGCTCAAGGTCGGAAGCTCGTTAACGACATGATCAAACTGGTGATTCGTTCGTTCAACAACGAAGCCGATGTCTGTGTGGACAACGTCAAATTTGACAACGTCGAACTGGGCGAGAAACGAATTCTCAAATCCTTCGAAACCTGTAACCGCCTTGGCAAAATCATGAGTGTAGAGATATCGCACACTTATTTGAGCCTGAAGCTTGATGAACTGCACCTTGCCCAAGAGTTTCAAATAAAGAAGCAAGAGGAAAAGGAAGAAGCGAAGCGCGCTCGAGAAGAGTTGCGGGAACAACAAAAGCTTGAGCAAGAGATTCGCGCGGCCCGGGAGAAGATCGCCAAGGAGCGCAAACACTTTACGACAGCCATGCGTGACCTCCAGACTCGCCTGGAAAAAGTAAAATCCGAAGACGAGCGTGCCGCGTTGCTGGCGAAGCTAGCAGAGATTGAAGCGTGCCGAGCCGAGCTAGAGAGCGAAGAAAAACTCATTGACTATCGCGAACAGAATGCCAAAGCCGGCTATGTGTACGTGATCTCCAACCTAGGGGCGTTCGGGGAAGGAATTTACAAGATCGGTATGACGCGCCGCTTGGAACCCATGGATCGGGTCGACGAGCTGGGAGATGCGTCGGTTCCGTTTTGGTTCGACGTGCATGCGATGGTCTTTTCAAATAACGCTCCCGCATTGGAAGCAAAACTGCATGAGCGCTTTGCCGTAGGTCGCCTTAACAAGGTTAACGGGCGCAAGGAGTTCTTCCGCGCGGACATTGCTGAGATTGAGTCGGTTATTCGAGAAAACTACGACGCTGTTGTCGAGGTTATGCACGAAGCGCCGGCGGAACAGTATCGTGAAAGCCTTCGCATGGCATTGCCAAAACCTGCGATCCAGCAATCAGAACGACTTGCGGCACAAAGCTGA
- a CDS encoding bleomycin resistance protein encodes MFERSKLVPELMVTDLGSSLAFWVSCLGLEVAYQRPEDGFAYLDLNGAQVMLEQADPEAGQWLTAPLTKPFGRGINLQIDVAAVGPIIQKLGQAGFPLYRECKDTWYRANNVEVGQREFIVQDPDGYLVRLVERLGERPVCSI; translated from the coding sequence ATGTTCGAACGTAGCAAACTGGTTCCAGAGTTAATGGTCACTGACCTGGGTAGTAGTCTGGCCTTTTGGGTTTCTTGCTTGGGACTTGAAGTAGCTTATCAACGCCCAGAAGACGGATTCGCTTACCTCGACTTGAACGGTGCGCAAGTAATGCTTGAGCAGGCTGACCCCGAAGCAGGCCAATGGCTAACTGCCCCCCTGACTAAGCCGTTTGGAAGAGGAATCAACCTCCAGATTGACGTTGCGGCTGTCGGCCCGATCATCCAAAAACTTGGTCAAGCTGGATTTCCACTCTATCGAGAATGCAAAGACACCTGGTATCGGGCTAACAATGTAGAAGTCGGTCAGCGCGAATTTATCGTCCAGGATCCCGATGGTTATCTCGTAAGGTTGGTAGAGCGTTTGGGAGAGCGCCCGGTTTGTTCAATCTGA